One genomic region from Candidatus Atribacteria bacterium ADurb.Bin276 encodes:
- a CDS encoding O-Antigen ligase yields MTSITEKLSFFLVLFIVILSPYYRGIYPDYYKLPFLTLIFLAFLIYLLAMVRKKERLFQLSLPEMFFFLLAIVYLFTIIVASSKYSSVIAFISYIAWAFLFWLILELFQKKSLKMFLIQIMVCNAGVLSLLAIFDAFHFIPERFQNFLGMSFWGLYFSGRLATAFQYQNTSASFFAVCLFLGIFIYLQEKNWWKKLINGVLLFLIFFGFLFAFSRGTNLIFLITLLFLFILVRKKEYITSVVLILSSLFLPSIFLQIELDRCLSQALPFDFLVLFLIGLGSFFLLSFLFLPNQQIFLVNKINKKLVFFLILLVILGIECFFVFFIQFDVKNFTFVRGFGEKGRDISFETKNVIYRFTFYRDALKMIQKKPLLGWGGGGWAARYFSFQSHTYYTKFPHSFYLNTLVESGVLGLVPLLFLLFYSLYICIISTNQNQSISIIPYLGAGVFLIFLHSSIDLNFAMGAYHIFAWTLLGLLLSFYPLQKLKLSIPLIIPLLLTLIFFILSIFLGNAEYYYQSGNEYRAGNDFVHSAKAWETAVRLNPWHDNVLYQLSNLSSDIYLQTKKEEFLNLALEKNQKALNIEPYNYEYYRHRADLFLLKGEVDEAWKDYKYSMELAPMVLGNYEKILFAFLNLLNSQQKSINPNTLSQIKVYTDEVFHLYLENQLKSTQPNPPSEALNFLKRDIDTVLGGGNTGNSITED; encoded by the coding sequence ATGACCTCAATTACCGAGAAGCTTTCGTTTTTTTTGGTTCTATTCATTGTAATCCTTTCTCCTTATTACCGGGGTATCTATCCTGATTATTACAAACTCCCATTTTTGACTCTCATTTTTTTAGCCTTTCTTATTTATCTTCTGGCAATGGTACGAAAGAAAGAAAGACTTTTCCAATTAAGCCTTCCGGAAATGTTCTTTTTCTTATTAGCAATAGTATACCTTTTTACGATTATAGTAGCTTCCAGTAAATATTCTTCAGTAATTGCCTTTATCAGCTATATAGCGTGGGCATTTCTTTTTTGGTTGATATTGGAATTGTTCCAAAAGAAATCATTAAAAATGTTCTTAATTCAAATAATGGTCTGTAATGCTGGTGTATTATCGCTTTTGGCAATCTTTGATGCCTTCCACTTTATTCCGGAAAGATTTCAAAATTTTTTAGGAATGAGTTTTTGGGGTTTATATTTTTCCGGAAGATTGGCCACTGCCTTTCAATATCAAAACACCTCGGCATCTTTTTTTGCTGTTTGTTTATTCTTAGGAATTTTTATTTACCTTCAAGAAAAAAATTGGTGGAAAAAGCTGATAAATGGTGTTCTTTTATTTTTGATTTTCTTTGGTTTTCTTTTTGCTTTTTCGAGAGGCACAAATCTTATCTTTTTAATTACACTTCTATTTCTTTTTATTTTAGTCAGAAAAAAAGAATACATAACTTCAGTTGTTTTAATTTTATCTTCATTGTTCTTGCCAAGCATTTTTTTACAGATAGAGTTGGATAGGTGTTTGTCTCAAGCTCTTCCCTTCGATTTTTTAGTTTTGTTTTTGATTGGATTGGGCTCCTTCTTTTTGTTAAGCTTTTTGTTTTTACCTAATCAACAAATTTTCTTGGTGAATAAAATCAATAAAAAACTGGTTTTTTTTCTAATTCTATTAGTAATCTTGGGAATAGAATGTTTTTTCGTTTTTTTTATTCAATTCGATGTAAAGAACTTCACTTTTGTTCGAGGATTTGGAGAAAAGGGAAGAGATATCAGCTTTGAAACAAAAAATGTTATTTATCGATTTACTTTTTACCGTGATGCTTTAAAAATGATTCAAAAAAAGCCTCTTTTGGGTTGGGGCGGTGGGGGTTGGGCAGCACGGTATTTCTCCTTTCAGTCTCATACCTATTATACTAAGTTCCCTCATTCCTTTTATTTAAATACTTTGGTTGAATCAGGAGTCTTGGGATTGGTTCCCCTTTTATTTTTACTTTTCTATTCATTGTATATTTGTATAATTTCCACAAACCAAAATCAGTCTATATCAATAATCCCTTACTTGGGAGCCGGGGTCTTTTTAATTTTTTTACATAGCAGCATTGACTTAAATTTTGCCATGGGCGCTTATCATATTTTTGCTTGGACACTTCTAGGCCTTTTGCTGAGTTTTTATCCTTTACAAAAGCTAAAACTCTCTATTCCATTAATAATTCCCTTGCTGTTAACGCTTATTTTCTTTATTTTAAGCATTTTTTTGGGGAATGCCGAGTATTATTACCAATCAGGGAATGAATATCGAGCTGGGAATGATTTCGTTCATTCAGCGAAAGCCTGGGAAACAGCCGTCCGCCTCAATCCCTGGCACGATAATGTCCTATATCAATTGAGCAATTTATCTTCCGATATTTATTTACAAACAAAAAAGGAGGAATTTTTGAACCTGGCCTTGGAGAAAAATCAAAAAGCTTTAAATATAGAGCCTTATAATTATGAGTACTATCGGCATAGAGCAGATCTTTTTCTTTTAAAAGGAGAAGTAGATGAAGCCTGGAAAGATTATAAATATTCAATGGAACTTGCCCCAATGGTTTTAGGTAATTACGAAAAGATACTTTTTGCTTTTTTGAATTTATTAAATTCTCAACAGAAATCCATAAATCCAAATACTTTAAGTCAAATAAAGGTGTATACTGATGAGGTTTTTCATCTCTATCTCGAAAATCAGTTAAAATCGACCCAACCAAATCCACCAAGTGAAGCATTGAATTTCTTAAAAAGGGATATTGATACAGTATTAGGAGGTGGGAACACTGGAAATTCTATAACCGAAGATTGA
- the flr_1 gene encoding Flavoredoxin, with protein sequence MSLNQALWKKALTESYQAIERLSGVFLVTQGKERKPNIMTIGWMQGGIIWGRPIISVLVRPSRFSFIHIEENPSFTVCVPTDNMKREINWCGSVSGATVDKFKSTAFTPIYNEDFSVPIIKECPIHFECIIVQKTKVIETNFIPEILREYYSSGDFHSVYYGEITRVKI encoded by the coding sequence ATGTCTCTCAATCAAGCTCTGTGGAAAAAAGCCCTAACTGAATCTTATCAAGCAATTGAAAGACTCAGTGGGGTTTTTCTGGTTACTCAAGGAAAAGAACGGAAACCGAATATTATGACCATTGGATGGATGCAGGGAGGAATAATTTGGGGACGGCCTATTATATCGGTTTTGGTAAGGCCTTCTCGTTTTTCATTTATTCATATTGAGGAAAACCCCTCCTTTACGGTGTGTGTTCCGACTGATAACATGAAAAGAGAAATAAACTGGTGTGGGAGTGTCTCAGGAGCGACAGTTGATAAATTTAAAAGTACAGCTTTTACTCCTATATATAACGAAGACTTTTCTGTTCCAATCATTAAAGAATGCCCTATTCATTTTGAGTGCATTATAGTTCAAAAAACCAAGGTTATAGAAACAAATTTTATTCCGGAAATCCTTCGTGAATATTATTCTTCGGGAGATTTTCATTCAGTCTATTATGGAGAAATAACCAGAGTTAAAATATAA
- the resA_2 gene encoding Thiol-disulfide oxidoreductase ResA produces MKNGKQNQLLKYIPLFLFIFILLPGCFLVDNPYQPSPTPGSPADPSPTPYVSPNAIDFTLSDLDGNQYSLSEFRGKPVLVAFFGFLCSHCRNEMPRIQNLYMKYKESQNLIVLGVGVSSSIGQLREFQSNYGLTFPVLDDYNRDVYHRFFGSGIPALLLINKSGEVAYTYNQSELSEAEIENLLNSYIF; encoded by the coding sequence TTGAAGAATGGTAAGCAAAATCAGCTACTGAAGTATATCCCTTTATTTTTGTTCATTTTTATTTTGCTTCCCGGATGTTTTTTGGTTGATAACCCATATCAACCAAGCCCCACGCCTGGATCTCCCGCCGATCCTTCGCCGACTCCTTATGTTTCTCCTAATGCAATCGATTTTACTCTCTCTGATCTTGATGGAAACCAATATTCACTAAGTGAATTTCGCGGGAAACCGGTATTGGTCGCCTTTTTTGGTTTTTTATGTTCCCATTGCCGCAATGAAATGCCTCGAATCCAAAATCTCTATATGAAGTATAAAGAGAGTCAAAACTTAATCGTTTTAGGAGTTGGAGTATCAAGCTCAATTGGGCAATTACGTGAATTTCAATCAAATTATGGGTTAACCTTTCCTGTTCTTGATGATTATAACCGGGATGTCTACCATCGATTCTTCGGTTCTGGAATACCGGCCTTATTGCTCATCAATAAATCTGGTGAGGTTGCCTATACCTATAATCAATCAGAGTTGTCGGAAGCTGAAATTGAAAACCTTTTAAATTCTTATATTTTTTAA
- the egsA gene encoding Glycerol-1-phosphate dehydrogenase (NAD(P)+), giving the protein MDELFYFQKATDISCTCGETHRILTQKTIVDHSLLEQIPPILNQLNLGKKCLIVFDENTYQAAGQKIVTILNQEKYETIPLLLSHNSPTQYLEPDEDTRHQVGTGLRYQPDFMIAVGSGVINDLVKFVAHRSHLPYVVVGTAASMDGYPSLGAPMLVNGYKITFEATPPKAIFMDLDVLVEAPLDLLQSGFSDLIGKTTANSDWVLRHQLQDEYICQYSWDLVKEALRILWESADQIPQRKSEAVRALSIALLNSGFSMALVGDSRPASGAEHLIAHYLEMISLSRGENTSLHGLRVGVATLFIHKMYQRFLKEIDTIDWEKIASPHPIRVNKEILQEKFGSLYPSVEKEATQKITSPMVFTDSFKKPGFTNHLRQMISEKLFAIPDVEQALKRSKTPSTFEELGFPRSLVKDSFLFSRFVRSRITILDILDQAGLLEEYVEEFL; this is encoded by the coding sequence ATGGATGAGCTTTTTTATTTTCAAAAGGCTACAGATATTTCTTGTACTTGTGGTGAAACTCATCGCATTTTAACCCAAAAAACCATCGTTGATCACTCGCTTTTAGAGCAGATACCACCCATTCTAAACCAGCTTAATTTGGGAAAGAAATGCTTGATCGTTTTTGACGAAAATACCTACCAGGCAGCTGGGCAAAAAATTGTAACAATATTAAACCAAGAAAAATATGAAACAATTCCTCTTTTACTTTCTCATAACTCTCCGACTCAATACTTAGAGCCTGACGAAGACACCCGACATCAGGTTGGAACTGGTTTAAGATACCAACCAGATTTTATGATTGCAGTTGGTTCAGGAGTTATTAATGACCTGGTAAAATTCGTTGCCCATCGGTCTCACCTTCCTTATGTAGTAGTTGGCACCGCAGCATCAATGGATGGATATCCTTCCCTTGGCGCGCCCATGTTGGTAAATGGATACAAAATCACTTTTGAAGCAACCCCTCCCAAAGCGATTTTTATGGACCTCGACGTATTGGTAGAAGCTCCCTTAGACCTTCTCCAATCAGGCTTTTCTGATTTAATCGGGAAAACTACGGCCAACTCCGACTGGGTTCTGCGTCATCAGCTTCAAGATGAATATATTTGTCAGTATTCCTGGGACTTAGTCAAGGAAGCCCTTCGGATTTTGTGGGAGTCTGCCGACCAAATCCCTCAACGAAAATCCGAAGCCGTCAGAGCTTTATCCATTGCTCTTCTCAACTCAGGTTTTAGCATGGCACTGGTTGGTGATTCTCGACCAGCTTCAGGTGCTGAACATCTCATCGCTCATTACTTAGAAATGATTAGTCTTTCCCGGGGAGAAAATACCTCTCTTCACGGTTTAAGGGTGGGAGTTGCCACTCTCTTTATCCACAAAATGTATCAGAGATTTTTAAAAGAAATTGATACCATCGATTGGGAGAAGATTGCTTCTCCCCACCCTATTCGGGTAAACAAGGAAATCTTACAGGAAAAATTTGGTTCTCTCTATCCATCGGTCGAAAAAGAAGCAACTCAAAAAATCACATCTCCAATGGTTTTTACCGATTCTTTCAAAAAACCGGGATTTACCAATCATCTGCGACAAATGATATCAGAAAAACTATTTGCTATACCTGATGTTGAACAAGCTTTAAAACGATCGAAAACCCCATCAACTTTTGAAGAGCTAGGTTTTCCGCGATCCTTAGTGAAAGACTCTTTTCTTTTCTCCCGCTTTGTAAGAAGCCGAATTACGATATTAGACATCCTCGACCAAGCTGGTCTCTTAGAAGAATACGTTGAAGAATTTTTATAA
- a CDS encoding O-Antigen ligase: MAAKKKIKTVKITKSKLPVVESPERTLPLLEKFLQYGLLLIVLLSPYYRGLYFDYERYPFFLAVFLLAIIYFFYQIAYQRKVITIKTPVEYFFLLTVLLYGLSIFWAADQGMAFREFFSSVAYFIFFLLVTNLFLTKHSKKILLITFNINAVLLVLLGFFYRFGWINPLSRPLGMSMKDLFLAASGRLHSTMQYPNTFAAYLAMAIITLILIHFLEEKPVYLSFWGFILFFLQTGLYFTYSRGALLVFIITSVVLFLLLKRQEKIKHLLILMVAFIWTILFTPSLENFLFNNLPGQFFGFLLLGSLLQAFSIYLLSFLWKKLINLSKPSIRTSYLTVGIGVALVLVILIILGLKPAFLGDRFRQITLNTIISQERWIFYGDGLKIFQTRPTVGWGGGGWEACYFAHQSYPYFSENTHNYFLQVMIEIGIIGLLATIGLIIGLFYQIYRCKKVNSDNWDTLFVLGLGAAVFLGFFHGFIDVDFALGSFYFGIWVFIAFINQITRSQQITIKNRHLFEMKIPNWVLFSGVIFLMIFSLFLISGERAKIWGGYFAAHDDINQAIQYYQKAVNSIPFNSQSHYLLSTYYRELFNTQKQAELRIKSEYHSEKATGYSPFDYRYQENKAVLRVEKGDFETGLNEFEKAIYLAPFISTTYEHYLQTCLSVADFYLMQSDKRKAIHYLEKGLRIDDIFTAFLDNSLRPVKKTTTYNEILKELKNQLQEIKE; the protein is encoded by the coding sequence ATGGCAGCTAAGAAAAAGATAAAGACGGTAAAAATAACCAAGTCAAAGCTTCCTGTAGTCGAATCTCCCGAAAGAACTCTTCCACTTTTAGAAAAATTTCTTCAATATGGTTTATTGCTGATTGTGCTTTTATCCCCTTATTACCGGGGTTTATATTTTGATTACGAAAGATATCCCTTTTTTTTGGCGGTTTTCCTCCTTGCCATTATTTATTTTTTCTATCAAATAGCTTACCAAAGAAAAGTAATTACTATAAAAACTCCCGTCGAATATTTTTTCCTCCTTACCGTTTTATTATATGGTCTCAGTATTTTTTGGGCTGCGGACCAGGGGATGGCTTTTCGTGAATTTTTTAGTAGTGTAGCTTACTTTATCTTTTTTCTTTTGGTCACAAATTTATTCCTGACCAAGCATTCAAAAAAAATTCTTTTAATAACATTCAATATCAATGCTGTTTTACTGGTTTTGCTGGGGTTTTTCTACCGATTTGGGTGGATTAATCCTCTGTCTCGACCATTGGGGATGAGCATGAAAGATCTTTTTTTGGCAGCATCAGGTCGTTTGCATTCAACTATGCAATACCCAAATACCTTTGCTGCTTATCTTGCAATGGCGATAATAACCTTGATTCTTATTCATTTTTTGGAAGAAAAACCGGTTTATCTCAGTTTTTGGGGGTTTATACTTTTTTTTCTTCAAACTGGATTATATTTTACCTATTCCCGGGGAGCTTTGTTGGTATTTATCATAACCTCGGTGGTTTTATTCCTTTTATTGAAAAGGCAAGAGAAGATAAAGCATCTTCTTATTCTCATGGTCGCATTTATTTGGACAATACTTTTTACTCCGAGCTTGGAAAATTTTTTATTCAACAATTTACCCGGTCAGTTTTTTGGTTTCCTCTTATTAGGGAGTCTTTTACAGGCTTTTAGCATCTATTTGCTTTCCTTCCTATGGAAAAAGTTGATCAACCTATCAAAACCATCAATTCGTACCTCCTATTTAACAGTTGGAATTGGTGTTGCTCTTGTTCTCGTTATTTTAATTATTTTGGGACTAAAACCAGCCTTCTTGGGTGATCGTTTTCGGCAAATCACTCTCAACACCATCATTTCTCAAGAAAGATGGATTTTTTATGGAGATGGTTTAAAAATATTCCAAACCCGACCAACCGTTGGTTGGGGAGGAGGAGGATGGGAAGCTTGTTATTTTGCCCATCAATCCTATCCCTATTTTAGCGAAAACACTCACAATTATTTTCTTCAAGTGATGATTGAAATCGGCATTATTGGTTTGTTAGCAACAATTGGGTTAATAATTGGCCTTTTTTATCAAATTTATCGTTGCAAAAAGGTGAATAGTGATAATTGGGATACTCTTTTCGTTTTAGGATTGGGAGCTGCAGTGTTTTTGGGATTTTTTCATGGATTCATTGATGTTGATTTTGCTCTTGGTTCTTTTTATTTTGGCATTTGGGTGTTTATTGCTTTCATCAACCAAATAACTCGATCTCAGCAAATCACCATCAAAAATCGACATTTATTTGAAATGAAAATACCCAATTGGGTGTTGTTTTCCGGGGTTATTTTTTTAATGATTTTTTCCCTATTTTTGATTTCTGGAGAACGGGCAAAAATTTGGGGCGGATATTTTGCAGCTCATGATGATATCAATCAAGCTATTCAATACTATCAAAAAGCAGTCAATTCGATTCCTTTCAATTCTCAAAGCCATTATCTTTTAAGTACTTATTACCGGGAATTGTTTAATACCCAAAAGCAAGCAGAGTTGAGAATAAAAAGTGAATATCATAGTGAAAAAGCTACCGGCTATTCCCCTTTTGATTATCGATATCAAGAAAATAAAGCAGTTTTAAGGGTAGAAAAAGGAGACTTTGAAACTGGTTTGAATGAATTTGAAAAAGCCATTTATTTAGCACCCTTTATATCTACAACCTATGAGCACTATCTACAAACCTGTCTATCGGTTGCTGATTTTTACCTTATGCAATCTGATAAAAGAAAAGCTATTCATTATTTAGAAAAGGGTTTGCGTATCGATGATATATTTACAGCTTTTTTGGATAATTCATTAAGACCAGTAAAGAAAACCACTACTTACAATGAGATTCTGAAAGAATTAAAAAACCAACTTCAGGAAATTAAGGAATGA